In Arvicola amphibius chromosome 1, mArvAmp1.2, whole genome shotgun sequence, one DNA window encodes the following:
- the Rfk gene encoding riboflavin kinase, translating into MRSLPFFCRGQVVHGFGRGSKQLGIPTANFPEQVVDSLPADISTGIYYGWASVGSGAVHKMVVSIGWNPYYKNVKKSMETHIIHTFKEDFYGEILNVAIVGYLRPEKNFDSLESLISAIQGDIEEAKKQLDLPEHLKLKDDNFFQVSKSKVMNGH; encoded by the exons ATGAGGAGCCTGCCGTTCTTCTGCCGCGGCCAGGTGGTGCATGGCTTCGGCCGCGGCTCCAAGCAGCTGGGCATCCCCACAG CCAATTTTCCGGAACAAGTAGTAGACAGTCTTCCGGCTGATATATCCACTGGCATTTATTATGGTTGGGCCAGTGTCGGGAGTGGAGCCGTCCATAAAATGGTGGTGAGCATAGGATGGAACCCATACTACAAGAATGTGAAAAAGTCCATG GAAACCCACATCATACACACCTTCAAAGAGGACTTCTATGGCGAAATTCTCAATGTGGCCATTGTTGGCTACCTCAGACCAGAAAAGAACTTTGATTCTTTAG agtcACTTATTTCAGCAATTCAAGGTGATATTGAAGAAGCAAAAAAACAACTGGATTTACCAGAACATTTGAAACTCAAAGATGATAATTTCTTCCAAGTTTCTAAAAGCAAAGTTATGAATGGCCACTGA